From Lycium ferocissimum isolate CSIRO_LF1 chromosome 12, AGI_CSIRO_Lferr_CH_V1, whole genome shotgun sequence, one genomic window encodes:
- the LOC132038975 gene encoding FCS-Like Zinc finger 14-like: protein MGEVKGNKKRLSINLSLFALTDQSSNKSPKKFEDPNGDVVGLGIVAAMNKKSNNNCSSSSSRAAILAISPRSTTTNPIPIFTSNNSSPKKKKKSKRPSIEESEEYTCVISHVGSNLIKKREYFDGQFIGNNNSNAYQKAATASLNHGADTAMFMMADFLSSCFLCKKQLQGLDIFMYRGEKAFCSADCRCTQISIDEHKEKCGSGAMKSLSDYSASPCSGPMQFFTGVAVA from the exons ATGGGTGAAGTGAAGGGAAACAAGAAAAGACTATCTATAAATCTTTCCCTATTTGCCCTCACTGATCAAAGCAGCAACAAATCTCCTAAGAAGTTTGAGGACCCAAATGGTGATGTTGTTGGTCTTGGAATTGTAGCAGCTATGAATAAGAAGAGTAATAATAActgtagtagtagtagtagtagagCTGCAATTCTTGCTATATCTCCAAGATCAACTACTACAAACCCAATCCCCATTTTCACATCTAATAATAGCAGTcctaagaagaaaaagaagagtaaGAGGCCTAGTATTGAAGAGTCTGAGGAGTATACTTGTGTGATATCTCATGTGGGTAGTAATTTGATTAAGAAAAGGGAGTACTTTGATGGTCAATTCATTGGAAACAACAACTCTAATGCATACCAGAAAGCTGCTACTGCTTCTCTCAATCATGGTGCTGATACAGCAATGTTtatgatggctgatttcttgagttcttgtttcCTTTGCAAGAAGCAACTTCAAGGGTTGGACATTTTCATGTACAG AGGGGAGAAGGCATTTTGTAGTGCAGACTGTCGTTGCACACAAATATCGATCGATGAACACAAAGAGAAATGTGGTTCTGGAGCCATGAAATCACTTAGCGACTACTCTGCTTCTCCTTGCTCTGGTCCAATGCAGTTTTTCACTGGTGTAGCCGTGGCATAA